GCGAAATATCGCCCTTGATGCTGCAGGAGCTGGTCGATTATGTCCTGATCGGCCATTCGGAACGCCGGGAAATTTTCAGGGAAAGTGATGAGGACGTGAACAAAAAGATCCGTGCGGCACTGCAGTTCAACTTGCTGCCGGTCTTGTGCGTCGGCGAGACCCTGCAGGAACGCGAGACCGGAAAGACCAGGGCCAAGATCGAACAGCAGTTGCAAAAAGCCCTGCACGGCGTGGCCGGCAGCGACCTGGGCAAGATCATCATCGCCTACGAGCCCATCTGGGCCATCGGCACCGGGATAAACGCGACGCCGAAACAGGCCCAGGAGGTGCATCATTTTATCAAGGGGTTGTGGCGGGAATTGGCCCCGGGGCAGAAGGTGCAGATCCTGTACGGCGGCTCGGTCAAGCCGGAAAACAGCCTTGAACTCCTAGCGCAGGATGATGTGGCCGGGGTTTTGGTTGGCGGCGCCTCCTTGAAAATCGAATCGTTTTCTGCTATAATTCACCATTGCGCGCAACTTATGGGCCAATAGGAGGAAACGTGCAAGGCATTTTACTTTTTTTTCATATACTGGTGTGCTTTTTTCTGATCGTCGTCGTCCTGCTGCAGAGCGGGAAGAGCGCCGATCTGGCCGGTGCCTTCGGAGGTTACGGCAGCCAGTCGTCTTTCGGACCGCGCGGCGCCGCCTCGCTTCTTTCCAAGCTCACCACCACGCTGGCGATCCTGTTTATGGTGACATCGCTGCTGCTGCAAGTCGTTGCCGCCCACAAGAGCAAGTCGGGCTCGGTGCTGGGCCAGGAGAAAGCGACGGCTCGGACGCAGTCCGCGCAGCCGCTTAAACCCGGAAGCGATGCGGCCAAGGAGCAGCCGAAGGAAAATCCCGGCAAGTAAGTCTTTAAAGTTTACACGAACATCCCTGTTTTGGATATAGAAATCAGCGCTTGAATGCAGGCCGAGGTGGTGTAATTGGTAGACACGCAAGCTTGAGGTGCTTGTGGGCTTTTGCCTGTAGGGGTTCGAGTCCCCTCCTCGGCAGTTATGGAGAGGTGCTGGAGTGGTCGAACAGGGCTGCCTGCTAAGCAGTTATCCCGGGTAAACTGGGATCGTGGGTTCGAATCCCACCCTCTCCGTAGTCACACTATGGTTTCAACTAGTTCTATTATTCGTTGAAACCATCTAGTGTGACTATCCCCGAAGGGGATTCGCATCGTTTCAGTCACTAGATGTTTTCAGCTATGTCTCAAGTCCGCTGAAAACATAGTGATGGTGTATCCCCGTATGATTTCCCCTATTACTCTTAGGCGGGGAAATCATCTACGGCGAAAATAACAGCGCTGGATGCTTTCCGCAGTTAAATCGAACCGCGGAAAGCATAGCGCTGTTATATTCACACTATGGTTTCGTGGTGCCCGAAGGGGATTCGCATAGTTTCAATCATTAGATGTTTTCAGCCGATGTCGAACTCGCTGAAAACATAGTGCGTGTACCGCTCGTGCATCCCACCCTCTACATTTTTCTTGTTTTTCTCTTCTATTGAAAGTGTAAATCATATTTTCATAAATTCCCTTGATATTCATTCATTTAAAAAGTATATTGTGTATGCAAAATAATTAACTAGGTTAAGAACTTTGCACCTAGGATATATTAATGAGAAAGGTGTTGGGGATTATGGAAACGACAAAAATCGCATTATTTAAAGGCAATAAAATCCAAAAAACCATTCACAAAAACGATAATAAAATATTTTGTAGGCACGATTATAAAAACGCAATTAAAGTTGGCAATATTGATTATCAATGTCCGTTGTGTGGCAAGCTTTTAGACCCCAAAGAATGGTTTCTTATGAACAGCTTTGAATTTATTGAAGTATTTACAGAAAATAAAAAAGCGGCGAAAAGAAACAGAAGTGTTGTTAGCAAAGTCAGAAATAAAACGAAAAAAGAAATCGGCAGGAGCGTGATTTCTAAGAAAAAATAACATGAACAAACAAATCGCACAATCACAAATAGTCATCTATAAAAATGAATCTGGCGAGACGAAAATTGATGTGCGTTTTGACGGTGATACCGTGTGGCTGACACAAAATGCTTTAGCGAACTTACTGCAAACAACAAAGCAGAACATAGGCCAACATATTAAAAATATCACTGAAGAGGGAGAATTATCAGAAAATTCAACTGTAAAGAAATTCTTTACAGTTCAAAAGGAAGGCGATCGTGAAGTAAAAAGAGAAATGGATTTTTACAATCTGGATATGATCATAGCGGTTGGCTATCGTGTCAAAAGTTCAATCGCAACAGCTTTTCGTCAGTGGGCAACGGCACGACTTCGTGAATACATCGTTAAGGGTTTTGTGTTGGACGACGTTATTTCGAAGAATTAACTCGTCGTATCACAGAAATCCGTACCTCGGAAAAAAGATTTTATAGAAAAATTACCGCCATCTATGCCACCAGTGTCGATTATGATCCGACAGATAAACAGAGTATTCTCTTTTTTAAAACAGTGCAAAACAAAGTTCATTACGCAATCACTGGAAGTACTGCGGCGGAAATAGTTGCGAGTAGGGTAGATAGCAAAAAACCAAATGTAGGTCTTACAAACTTCAGGGGCAGCAAACCAACAAAAGAAGAGGTATTGATCGCTAAAAATTATTTGAGCGAGCAGGAACTTCTAGTTTTAAATAATCTCGTCGAGCAATATCTCGTATTTGCCGAAGGACAGGCAATGCAGAGAGTGCCAATGTATATGAAAGACTGGATAGATAAACTACATGGATTTTTACAGATTAACAATAAAGATATTTTGAAAGATGCCGGAAAAGTCTCGCATGAGTTGGCGGCAGAAATAGCCGAAAAGAATTTTAATGAATATAAGAAAAGAGAAGCAATAAACATGGACAATGATTTTGATTCGGTAGCTTTGCATGCGCTTGAAATAGCAAAGAAAAGAGTCGTAAAAAATACATTAACCAAAAAGAAGAAGAAATAATATGGAAACAAGAGCGATTCTACAGAACATCATTAAATCAATGAATTAATGAAATAATTATGAAATTTAAGCTTAAACCATATAATCGCAATTCTCCGGATGAGAAGCTAGTTTCTGATGTTAAAAGAGTTGCCAGTGAATTAAATAAGATCTCTGTAACAATCGATGAATACAACGAAAGAGGTAGTTTTCATGCTACAACATTGACCAGAAGGTTTGGCAGTTGGTTTAAAGTGCTTGAGCTGGCTGGGTTGCAAAAATCTAGAAGTCCGCTAAATATTTCCCAAGAAGAACTTTTTCAAAACCTAGAAGAAATTTGGACTAAACTTGGGAGACAACCAAATTATTCCGAAACACAAAAACCACTATCAAAATATAGTGCTGGCACTT
Above is a genomic segment from Candidatus Aminicenantes bacterium containing:
- the tpiA gene encoding triose-phosphate isomerase — protein: MGKEYVVAGNWKMFKNVAESRAFVDALAKTFAPVPGMVVAVFPPFTALAGLRAIDVKIKIGAQNMFYEEKGAFTGEISPLMLQELVDYVLIGHSERREIFRESDEDVNKKIRAALQFNLLPVLCVGETLQERETGKTRAKIEQQLQKALHGVAGSDLGKIIIAYEPIWAIGTGINATPKQAQEVHHFIKGLWRELAPGQKVQILYGGSVKPENSLELLAQDDVAGVLVGGASLKIESFSAIIHHCAQLMGQ
- the secG gene encoding preprotein translocase subunit SecG, which produces MQGILLFFHILVCFFLIVVVLLQSGKSADLAGAFGGYGSQSSFGPRGAASLLSKLTTTLAILFMVTSLLLQVVAAHKSKSGSVLGQEKATARTQSAQPLKPGSDAAKEQPKENPGK